In Streptomyces sp. NBC_01707, a genomic segment contains:
- a CDS encoding type B 50S ribosomal protein L31, producing the protein MKPRIHPVSRQVVFRDRAAGVAFLTRSTADADQRVEWEDGNSYPVIDVETSSASHPFYTGTDRVVDAAGRIEQFRRRYGTTQPAGH; encoded by the coding sequence ATGAAGCCCCGCATCCACCCCGTCTCCCGGCAGGTCGTCTTCCGCGACCGCGCCGCGGGGGTCGCCTTCCTGACCCGTTCGACCGCTGACGCCGACCAGCGTGTGGAGTGGGAGGACGGCAACAGCTACCCGGTCATCGATGTGGAGACCTCGTCCGCCAGTCATCCGTTCTACACCGGGACCGACCGGGTGGTGGACGCGGCCGGACGGATCGAGCAGTTCCGGCGCCGCTACGGAACGACGCAGCCC
- the rpmG gene encoding 50S ribosomal protein L33 codes for MARSEARPVVTLRSTAGTGQTYVTRKSRRNNPDRLVLRKFDPTAGQHVLFREER; via the coding sequence ATGGCACGCAGTGAAGCCCGCCCCGTCGTCACTCTGAGGTCGACCGCCGGCACGGGTCAGACCTATGTGACACGGAAGAGCCGTCGCAACAATCCCGACCGGCTGGTTCTGCGCAAGTTCGACCCCACCGCCGGGCAGCACGTCCTCTTCCGCGAGGAACGCTGA
- a CDS encoding PP2C family protein-serine/threonine phosphatase: protein MPSHVSADRPAPQPPERDAVDLLINRTRRLRGDVDAVRRDTVLVDEDDPQLRWQRALCELAVHHLDDLGTHLGQLKEGPPPGSGEQPAEDAERAQQADVAEPQAGALLSRVGSAEWNLLTDEVSWSEELFEIFGRPPQAGPLSLDELPSVLFPEDQPLLTTLVTDCLVDGRPIDGEFRILRTDGRMRTLHMMGEPVLDADGCTASMWAVLRDVSELRRSQRVVRQTGDTLRRQQHMAQTERRMAVELQEAVLPAWRGSLLLPQRGTGALDVAARYLPSDASDLIGGDWYDALELPDGRTLLTVGDLTGHGIPATSAMAMLLGALRGMAVAGIEPGALMGHLNQLLEASVQPALGSALCCRFDPVTRTLAWAQAGHPAPMLFRDGAGRPLPSPDGVLLGAASSVAYEQDEVTLLPGDVLVLHTDGLTRRSDRGVGPEALLALAPRFAEARTAQDCVRTVVEEFGGTERLDDACVLVARIGM, encoded by the coding sequence ATGCCGTCCCATGTGTCCGCGGACCGCCCCGCCCCACAGCCTCCCGAGCGCGATGCCGTCGACCTGTTGATCAACCGGACCCGTCGGCTGCGCGGAGACGTGGATGCCGTGCGGCGGGACACGGTGTTGGTCGACGAGGACGATCCGCAGCTGCGCTGGCAGCGCGCGCTCTGCGAGCTGGCCGTCCATCATCTCGACGATCTCGGCACGCATCTGGGACAGCTCAAGGAAGGCCCGCCGCCCGGGTCGGGGGAGCAGCCGGCAGAGGACGCGGAACGGGCACAGCAGGCGGACGTCGCCGAGCCGCAGGCCGGTGCGCTGCTGAGCCGGGTGGGCAGCGCCGAGTGGAATCTGCTGACCGACGAGGTCAGTTGGTCGGAGGAGTTGTTCGAGATCTTCGGCCGGCCCCCGCAGGCGGGACCGCTGTCGCTCGACGAGCTCCCGTCCGTGCTGTTCCCCGAGGACCAGCCACTGCTCACCACACTGGTGACGGACTGCCTGGTCGACGGGAGGCCGATAGACGGCGAGTTCCGCATCCTGCGGACCGACGGCCGGATGCGCACCCTGCACATGATGGGCGAGCCCGTTCTCGACGCGGACGGTTGCACCGCCTCCATGTGGGCCGTCCTGCGGGATGTCAGCGAACTGCGGCGCAGCCAGCGCGTGGTGCGCCAGACCGGCGACACCTTACGACGCCAGCAGCACATGGCGCAGACCGAGCGTCGTATGGCGGTCGAGCTCCAGGAGGCCGTACTCCCTGCATGGCGCGGCTCGCTGCTGCTCCCGCAGCGCGGAACCGGCGCACTGGACGTCGCGGCCCGCTACCTGCCGTCGGATGCCAGTGATCTGATCGGCGGCGACTGGTACGACGCACTGGAGCTGCCGGACGGCAGGACACTGCTCACGGTCGGCGATCTGACCGGTCACGGCATCCCGGCCACCTCGGCCATGGCGATGCTGCTGGGTGCGCTGCGCGGGATGGCGGTGGCAGGCATCGAGCCGGGCGCCCTGATGGGCCACCTCAACCAATTACTCGAAGCCTCCGTGCAGCCCGCGCTCGGCAGTGCGCTGTGCTGCCGTTTCGACCCCGTGACCCGCACTCTCGCCTGGGCACAGGCCGGTCACCCCGCACCGATGCTGTTCCGCGACGGAGCGGGACGACCCCTGCCATCACCGGACGGGGTGCTGCTCGGCGCCGCCTCCTCGGTGGCGTACGAGCAGGACGAAGTGACCCTGCTGCCCGGCGACGTGCTGGTTCTGCACACCGACGGACTGACCCGCCGCAGCGACCGGGGGGTGGGCCCGGAGGCGCTGCTCGCACTCGCACCGCGCTTCGCCGAGGCGCGCACGGCCCAGGACTGCGTACGGACGGTCGTCGAGGAGTTCGGTGGCACCGAGCGCCTGGACGACGCATGCGTGCTGGTCGCCCGTATCGGGATGTGA